The following are encoded in a window of Aneurinibacillus migulanus genomic DNA:
- a CDS encoding PhoX family protein — MEMNRRQFLTYLGTGTAALASLATGIPAFAADKGLSGKTADHLFGLEDKHKPAKVKFKPIQATNKDELVLPQGYKYDVVALYGDKINAKGDTFGFNADFTCFLPIEGSSEHGLLWVNHEYLGELEYYVTGYDALHADPKNNTRTSAQIEKYLYSLGGSIIEVKKQNGKWTLISDSKYGRRVSGLTKHTLTGPAAGSAAVGGAREVTGTFANCSGGVTLWNTILSCEENFDSVIADTKLKDETHYGWVVEVDPFDPNSIPKKHTALGRFSHENTAMTLAPNGQLVVYMGDDANDQYVYKYVSRGSYSKSTGKANARLLEEGTLYVANFGKGKWIALDYGKNEALQKAVDSTGKPLFTSQADVLVKCREAAKAVGATAMDRPEDLEVHPIDGSVFISLTNNSKHGNFYGQIVRLFPKDNNHAAEEFTFEIFAAGGPQSGFAAPDNLAFDSAGNLWVVTDISSSSMNSGIYKTFGNNGVFFIPTSGSDKGVAAQFASAPVGAEMTGPWFAPDEKTLFMSVQHPGENLESYEAPTSHWPKGGTSIALPGVVAITGF; from the coding sequence ATGGAAATGAATCGGAGACAATTTTTAACATATCTTGGCACAGGTACGGCAGCGCTTGCATCTCTTGCTACCGGTATTCCGGCTTTCGCAGCAGACAAAGGACTGTCAGGAAAGACGGCTGACCATCTTTTCGGTTTAGAGGACAAGCATAAGCCCGCAAAAGTAAAGTTCAAGCCGATTCAGGCAACGAACAAAGATGAACTTGTACTGCCGCAAGGATATAAATATGATGTTGTGGCTTTATATGGCGATAAAATTAATGCGAAAGGCGATACATTCGGTTTTAACGCAGATTTTACTTGCTTCCTACCGATTGAAGGGAGCAGTGAACATGGTCTATTATGGGTAAACCATGAATATCTTGGTGAGTTGGAATACTATGTAACCGGCTATGATGCGTTACATGCCGATCCGAAAAACAACACCCGTACATCAGCACAAATCGAGAAATACTTATATTCACTTGGTGGATCTATAATTGAAGTGAAAAAACAGAATGGAAAATGGACCCTAATCTCCGATTCTAAATATGGTCGTCGTGTAAGCGGGTTAACGAAGCATACGCTAACCGGGCCTGCTGCAGGTAGTGCTGCGGTGGGAGGCGCCCGTGAAGTGACGGGAACGTTTGCCAATTGTTCCGGCGGCGTAACGCTGTGGAACACTATTCTTTCTTGTGAAGAGAATTTTGATAGTGTTATTGCGGATACAAAATTAAAAGATGAGACACATTATGGATGGGTAGTCGAGGTTGATCCGTTCGACCCGAACTCCATACCGAAAAAGCATACGGCTCTTGGCCGTTTCTCTCATGAGAATACAGCGATGACGCTTGCACCAAACGGACAGCTTGTCGTATATATGGGTGATGATGCAAACGATCAGTATGTATATAAATATGTATCCAGAGGCTCCTATAGTAAAAGTACAGGTAAAGCGAATGCCAGACTGCTTGAAGAGGGGACGCTGTATGTCGCTAACTTCGGCAAAGGGAAATGGATTGCGCTTGATTACGGTAAGAATGAAGCACTACAGAAAGCGGTCGATTCTACTGGAAAACCGTTATTCACATCCCAGGCTGATGTGCTCGTGAAATGTCGCGAAGCGGCAAAAGCAGTAGGTGCAACAGCGATGGACCGTCCTGAAGATTTAGAGGTGCATCCGATTGATGGCAGCGTATTTATCTCGCTAACGAATAATTCCAAGCATGGTAACTTCTACGGTCAGATTGTCCGCCTGTTTCCAAAAGACAACAATCATGCGGCTGAAGAATTTACATTTGAAATTTTCGCAGCAGGCGGACCGCAGAGCGGATTCGCTGCTCCGGATAACTTGGCGTTTGATAGTGCAGGTAACCTGTGGGTAGTAACGGATATATCTTCATCTTCCATGAACAGCGGTATTTATAAGACGTTCGGCAATAACGGGGTTTTCTTCATTCCGACATCCGGATCAGATAAGGGTGTGGCAGCGCAATTCGCATCTGCTCCAGTTGGCGCTGAGATGACAGGTCCTTGGTTTGCTCCGGACGAGAAGACATTGTTCATGTCTGTGCAGCATCCGGGTGAAAACTTAGAGTCATATGAGGCTCCGACCAGCCATTGGCCTAAAGGTGGTACGTCTATCGCGTTGCCTGGTGTTGTAGCAATTACCGGATTCTAA
- a CDS encoding sigma-70 family RNA polymerase sigma factor translates to MTDTELLVRVKEGDGEAFVVLIERHRDMLRRNARYYAANKHDVDEIVQETIFRAYLSVDKLREPERFAAWLRSILFHYALALLKKKKRMIVSEKTVQQHIQGKTTPYDERLYIQEALEKLEDKYRRVIVLKYFQDFTLQQIADMLRCPLGTIKTRMHHALRLLQHSLAEPQESKVERKLYTMKQQLKSKALSLFPIPDSYELFIEDYAEEAEGNRAVFSWKNPADEEEYIWIELDSNGKLVDFTRSISESNTGPSLPIEQLKQEALCFVEEHYPEAIHTFVAESVKEQGAVYCFSYVQKAMDLPLPMTGFMVNVERDGSIQAFRYYGCAERVIQPQVLADKEEVKKQYLEQLEITLTIERIIEEIYELADGNVHLVYEFAPLSAYPAEQKKLETRVCEEAETDEYMPLPPMAASEIAQRESVDVGALIGLTSAYRKIRESDLGETIGIVWRANETSEMPDRSINSFFKERTENTVKAMVDKETGRLRSFIWFEERKGELSLSDEECRKKAFQFLYTLFPQAHTFFRLSKRAEEAYEEEHEEEDRVTFTFRLVHGGIPIRFGFVSICINRTNGCIEQYTGPDIEPQQLQSVDTVPKVAREQAMELFCSVLDLELQWSKEYEENGESYYQLEYVPAFPSFSGKLRFIEAHTGEMILTKY, encoded by the coding sequence ATGACGGATACAGAATTGTTGGTGCGAGTCAAAGAAGGAGACGGCGAGGCGTTTGTTGTATTGATTGAGCGGCATAGAGACATGCTTCGGCGCAATGCCCGCTACTATGCAGCTAATAAGCATGATGTAGATGAAATCGTTCAAGAAACGATTTTCCGTGCATATCTGTCGGTGGATAAGCTTCGTGAACCAGAACGCTTTGCGGCTTGGCTGCGCTCCATTCTGTTTCATTATGCACTTGCTTTATTAAAAAAGAAAAAAAGAATGATTGTTAGTGAGAAGACTGTGCAACAACATATACAAGGCAAAACTACGCCGTATGATGAACGCTTATACATACAGGAGGCGCTTGAAAAGCTTGAAGATAAGTATCGCCGGGTGATTGTATTGAAATACTTTCAAGATTTTACACTGCAGCAAATCGCCGACATGCTACGATGCCCGCTAGGTACGATAAAAACTCGTATGCACCATGCGCTGCGTCTTCTACAGCATTCCCTTGCAGAACCGCAAGAATCTAAAGTGGAAAGGAAGTTGTATACGATGAAGCAGCAGCTAAAAAGCAAAGCTCTTTCATTATTCCCTATACCGGATTCATATGAGTTGTTTATAGAGGATTATGCAGAAGAAGCTGAAGGAAATCGGGCGGTGTTTTCATGGAAAAACCCTGCTGATGAGGAAGAATACATTTGGATTGAGCTGGACTCTAACGGAAAACTTGTCGACTTCACTAGAAGCATATCGGAGAGTAACACAGGTCCATCCTTACCTATAGAACAACTGAAGCAGGAAGCACTTTGCTTTGTAGAAGAGCACTATCCGGAGGCAATTCATACATTTGTAGCTGAATCAGTAAAGGAACAAGGGGCTGTGTATTGTTTCTCTTACGTACAGAAAGCAATGGATCTACCGCTTCCGATGACGGGATTTATGGTGAATGTAGAGCGAGATGGAAGCATTCAGGCATTCCGTTACTATGGATGTGCCGAACGTGTGATACAACCGCAAGTATTGGCGGATAAGGAAGAAGTAAAGAAGCAGTATCTCGAACAATTGGAAATCACCCTTACTATCGAGAGAATCATAGAGGAGATATACGAGCTTGCTGATGGGAACGTTCATTTAGTATATGAATTTGCTCCTTTGTCTGCTTATCCGGCAGAACAAAAGAAGCTGGAGACGCGCGTGTGTGAAGAAGCGGAAACGGATGAATATATGCCGTTACCTCCTATGGCTGCAAGCGAGATTGCTCAGCGGGAATCAGTGGATGTAGGAGCACTGATAGGTCTAACCTCCGCATACCGGAAAATTCGTGAATCTGATTTAGGAGAAACGATTGGGATCGTTTGGCGGGCGAACGAGACGAGTGAAATGCCCGACCGAAGCATTAATAGTTTCTTTAAAGAGAGAACCGAGAATACGGTAAAAGCCATGGTAGATAAAGAAACAGGGCGTCTACGCAGCTTTATATGGTTTGAGGAAAGAAAAGGAGAGCTATCGCTAAGTGATGAAGAATGTAGAAAAAAAGCGTTCCAATTTCTTTATACGCTTTTTCCGCAAGCGCACACTTTTTTTCGTTTATCGAAAAGGGCAGAAGAAGCGTATGAAGAAGAGCACGAAGAAGAAGATCGGGTGACATTCACTTTTCGGCTCGTGCATGGCGGTATCCCGATTCGTTTCGGGTTCGTATCTATTTGCATAAATCGGACCAACGGATGCATTGAGCAATATACGGGACCTGACATCGAACCCCAGCAGCTCCAGTCTGTAGATACAGTACCAAAAGTTGCCCGCGAACAGGCTATGGAATTGTTTTGTTCTGTGTTGGATCTTGAGCTTCAATGGTCAAAAGAATATGAAGAGAATGGAGAGAGCTATTATCAATTAGAGTATGTGCCAGCTTTCCCCTCGTTTTCGGGAAAACTTCGTTTTATTGAGGCGCATACGGGAGAGATGATTCTTACTAAATATTAA
- a CDS encoding MFS transporter: MEQTGKLDGQAKLLLLMNALYLISIGLSNTFVNVYLWKVKSDYAMIGLFNMFTFLAVPLTFWLGSNLVKRWDRVLSIRMGVFIMAMFYLTVLLLGKSATAYIIPLGLLLGIGAGFYWLGYYVMYFEITGPENRDIFNGVNGLLMSLAAGGAPFLSGWLVTHHANGYRFIFSLSLIIFALAVIVSFFISSRKCEGKLNFSRVWSDTKHISKWHYVVFSYFFWGLREGVVVFLVGLLVFVVSASELTVGVYALLTSSLSLLSYYAVGKWIRPHKRARSLFIGACMLAVSVLPLLTQLRFSTLLLLGIGTALFYPFFSVPLVSTSFDVIGESMEKANLRVEYIVIREFAFSLGRMLSALTFVLLVTNTTSSLALVLYLIALNLLLMFCWVFMRHVFPAHA, encoded by the coding sequence ATGGAACAAACAGGAAAACTTGATGGTCAGGCCAAGCTTCTGCTGCTGATGAACGCGCTGTACCTCATCTCCATCGGGCTCTCCAATACCTTCGTCAACGTCTACCTGTGGAAAGTGAAAAGCGACTATGCCATGATCGGGTTATTTAACATGTTTACCTTTCTCGCCGTTCCCCTGACATTCTGGCTTGGAAGCAATCTCGTCAAGCGTTGGGACCGGGTACTGAGCATTCGAATGGGAGTATTCATCATGGCAATGTTTTATCTTACTGTGCTACTGTTGGGTAAGTCAGCTACGGCCTATATTATTCCACTCGGTCTGCTGCTCGGCATAGGAGCTGGATTTTATTGGCTGGGCTATTATGTAATGTACTTCGAGATTACCGGTCCAGAAAACCGTGATATCTTCAACGGAGTGAACGGGCTTCTTATGTCACTGGCTGCTGGAGGTGCTCCTTTTCTGTCCGGATGGCTAGTGACGCATCATGCTAACGGCTACCGATTCATCTTTTCCCTCTCGCTTATTATTTTCGCGCTGGCAGTTATCGTCAGCTTTTTTATCTCCAGCAGGAAGTGCGAAGGAAAACTTAATTTCAGCCGTGTTTGGTCAGATACAAAGCACATCTCTAAATGGCACTATGTAGTTTTTTCTTACTTCTTCTGGGGACTGAGGGAAGGCGTAGTTGTATTTCTTGTAGGCCTGTTAGTCTTTGTCGTATCGGCAAGTGAATTAACGGTTGGGGTCTATGCACTTTTGACCTCTTCTCTCTCACTTTTATCCTATTATGCGGTCGGCAAATGGATTCGGCCTCATAAACGTGCACGTTCCCTTTTTATTGGGGCATGTATGCTGGCAGTATCCGTACTTCCGCTGTTGACTCAGCTTCGCTTCAGTACATTGCTCCTCCTGGGCATCGGAACTGCGTTATTCTATCCTTTTTTTTCGGTACCACTCGTCTCTACAAGCTTTGACGTTATCGGGGAAAGCATGGAAAAAGCCAACTTGCGCGTAGAGTATATTGTCATTCGTGAATTCGCCTTCAGCCTAGGACGAATGTTAAGCGCACTCACATTCGTCCTGCTCGTAACAAATACGACTAGCTCACTGGCGCTTGTCCTCTACTTAATCGCGTTGAACCTGTTGCTTATGTTCTGCTGGGTGTTCATGCGTCATGTCTTTCCGGCACATGCATAA
- a CDS encoding APC family permease, with translation MQQSATLKRSLGLGAIVLLGIGYMTPMVVFDTVGIVSGETGGHVPAAYVIALAAMLFTALSYGRMVRIYPSAGSAYTYTQKALNPHLGFMVGWSSLIAYVFLPMTNAFLTQIYMSALFPSVPSWMWVVGFAAFVTIVNAMGMKSTSNLNTLLVVFQFLVIVIFIVLAARALYNGVGYGTIFTIEPFYKSGMDTSGLIAGATLLCFSFLGFDAVTMYSEETPNPVKTIPRAIFLTALAGGVLFITVSYFVQALFPSVNDFHDPNSASPEVALKVAGQLFQAFFLAGALAGTIASGLASHASVSRLLYVMGRDGVIPRKIFGYVHPRLHTPLFNVIIVGIVTCSAILFTLDTATSFVSFGGLVAFTFVNVCVIAHYAVKKKEINSPMKIIANVIAPIIGAAFVGLLWFNLEEVSFKLGLIWTALGVLYLMYLTKMFREKPIDIAFDEAEESSYIEIEEDNEEDRGKRRTS, from the coding sequence ATGCAGCAATCTGCGACATTAAAACGCTCTTTAGGATTAGGAGCTATCGTATTGCTGGGTATCGGGTATATGACCCCGATGGTAGTATTTGATACAGTAGGAATCGTTTCCGGTGAAACCGGAGGCCATGTACCGGCCGCTTATGTCATCGCTTTGGCGGCTATGCTATTTACTGCATTAAGCTACGGAAGAATGGTGCGCATTTATCCAAGCGCCGGGTCCGCTTATACGTATACGCAAAAAGCATTGAATCCTCATCTGGGATTCATGGTAGGTTGGTCTTCCTTAATTGCTTATGTATTTCTCCCAATGACAAACGCATTTTTAACACAGATTTACATGTCCGCGCTATTTCCCTCAGTACCGAGTTGGATGTGGGTTGTAGGATTCGCCGCATTTGTAACGATTGTCAATGCGATGGGGATGAAATCTACTTCTAATCTAAATACGCTACTTGTAGTGTTCCAGTTTCTCGTTATTGTTATTTTTATAGTGTTGGCCGCCCGCGCTTTATATAATGGGGTGGGTTACGGAACTATTTTTACCATCGAACCGTTTTATAAATCAGGAATGGATACGAGCGGCCTGATCGCAGGAGCGACGCTTCTTTGCTTTTCTTTTCTTGGATTTGATGCGGTAACAATGTATTCAGAAGAAACACCGAATCCAGTGAAAACGATTCCACGTGCTATTTTCTTAACGGCATTAGCCGGCGGTGTTCTTTTTATAACGGTTTCCTATTTTGTACAAGCACTGTTTCCAAGTGTGAACGATTTCCATGATCCGAACTCCGCATCTCCAGAAGTAGCATTAAAGGTCGCAGGTCAGCTTTTCCAAGCTTTCTTTCTTGCTGGTGCTTTGGCAGGCACAATTGCCTCAGGTCTTGCTTCGCATGCAAGCGTTTCCCGTCTGTTGTATGTAATGGGCCGCGATGGTGTCATTCCACGCAAAATTTTCGGGTATGTGCATCCGCGTTTGCATACCCCGTTGTTTAACGTTATTATAGTGGGCATTGTTACTTGCTCCGCGATTTTATTTACGTTAGATACGGCGACGTCGTTTGTTAGTTTTGGCGGACTTGTTGCCTTTACTTTTGTAAATGTGTGCGTTATCGCTCATTATGCAGTAAAGAAGAAAGAAATCAACTCTCCAATGAAAATTATCGCAAATGTCATTGCGCCGATAATTGGTGCGGCGTTTGTCGGTTTACTCTGGTTTAATCTTGAAGAGGTTTCGTTTAAGCTTGGGTTAATTTGGACGGCTCTAGGCGTGCTTTATCTTATGTATTTAACGAAAATGTTCAGGGAAAAACCAATCGATATTGCTTTTGATGAGGCCGAAGAATCTTCTTATATTGAAATAGAAGAAGATAACGAAGAAGACAGAGGGAAAAGAAGAACAAGTTAA
- a CDS encoding APC family permease, which produces MQKSAKLKRSLGLWPIVMLGVGYMTPMVVFDTFGIASNEANGHVPLAYIVALAAMLFTAFSYGKMVRAFPSAGSAYTYTQKTISPHLGFLVGWSALTDYLLLPMVNALLAQIYMSALFPDVPAWVWVAGFVAMITVVNALGANSTANFNTLLVIYQIVCVVVFVILAIRELQGGMGYGEVFPLEPFYTPDMQMSAIIVGATVLCFSFLGFDAVTTYAEETPNPVKTIPRAIFLTAFIGGVIFTVGSYFTQAVFPDISQFKQPDATSPEIALYVGGKIFQWFFLAAALAGTIASGLASHASVSRLLYVMGRDNIIPKKLFGYVHPRTHTPLFNVIFTGLISMTAVFFTLEIASSFISFGALIAFTFVNLSVIAHYALKNKEYKSPISFLTNVIIPVIGAAFVAVLWYNLESSSFTMGMIWLGLGVIYLLYVTKMFKVQPMDIHFEEAGESTYIEENETPAVTREA; this is translated from the coding sequence ATGCAAAAATCAGCAAAGCTAAAGCGTTCTCTGGGATTATGGCCGATCGTTATGCTTGGCGTCGGATATATGACCCCAATGGTTGTATTTGATACGTTTGGTATCGCTTCCAATGAAGCGAACGGGCATGTCCCACTTGCCTATATTGTCGCCCTGGCAGCCATGCTTTTTACAGCATTTAGTTACGGGAAGATGGTTCGGGCATTTCCGAGTGCAGGTTCAGCTTATACGTATACACAGAAAACAATTAGTCCGCATCTAGGTTTTCTGGTAGGCTGGTCAGCTTTGACGGATTATTTATTGCTTCCCATGGTAAATGCTTTATTGGCGCAAATTTACATGTCTGCATTATTCCCAGACGTGCCTGCATGGGTATGGGTAGCAGGCTTTGTCGCCATGATTACGGTAGTTAATGCGCTCGGTGCGAATTCAACCGCTAATTTTAATACCCTGCTTGTTATTTATCAAATTGTTTGTGTAGTCGTTTTTGTCATATTGGCTATTAGGGAGTTACAAGGAGGTATGGGCTATGGAGAAGTGTTTCCGCTAGAGCCTTTTTATACCCCAGATATGCAAATGTCAGCCATCATCGTAGGAGCGACGGTGCTTTGCTTCTCATTCCTTGGATTCGATGCGGTTACTACGTATGCAGAAGAAACGCCAAATCCTGTAAAAACCATTCCGCGAGCGATCTTCCTTACCGCTTTCATTGGCGGGGTTATCTTTACGGTTGGTTCTTATTTTACGCAAGCAGTGTTTCCGGACATTTCACAGTTTAAACAACCGGATGCCACGTCGCCTGAAATTGCATTATATGTGGGCGGGAAAATATTTCAGTGGTTTTTCCTGGCAGCTGCTCTTGCCGGGACGATTGCTTCCGGGTTAGCTTCACATGCCAGCGTATCGCGTCTGTTGTATGTAATGGGCCGTGACAACATCATACCGAAGAAACTTTTCGGATATGTACACCCTCGTACACATACGCCATTATTTAATGTTATTTTCACCGGACTTATATCCATGACAGCTGTTTTCTTTACTCTGGAAATTGCGTCTTCATTCATTAGCTTCGGGGCATTGATAGCGTTTACATTTGTTAATTTGTCCGTTATTGCACATTATGCATTAAAGAATAAAGAGTATAAATCCCCCATTTCTTTTCTGACTAATGTGATTATTCCGGTAATAGGAGCTGCTTTCGTCGCTGTATTGTGGTATAATCTTGAATCCAGTTCGTTTACTATGGGAATGATATGGCTAGGCTTAGGGGTTATATACTTGTTATATGTGACGAAAATGTTCAAGGTACAGCCGATGGACATTCATTTCGAGGAGGCAGGCGAGAGCACGTATATTGAAGAGAATGAGACTCCGGCTGTAACACGAGAAGCTTAA
- a CDS encoding formate/nitrite transporter family protein, protein MAFHPPQQIARTAVEMGTKKANMSLSNMLVLGFLAGAFIALGFLLDIRTIGNLPKEWGSFGSFLGGAVFPLGLILVIMAGGELLTGNMMTLPIAMMARRVTVGQIVRNWFWITIGNFIGAVFVAYFFGHVVGLTEAGPFLAKTVAIAEAKLHDTFLQAFISGIGCNWLVCLGVWLAFGADDIASKILGIWFPVMAFVTIGFQHVVANMFVIPAAIFAGKVTWMEYLSNFVPVFLGNAVGGALFVASVYWFAYLREEKKVVVQHNYDALKKNA, encoded by the coding sequence ATGGCATTTCATCCACCACAACAAATCGCGAGAACTGCAGTGGAAATGGGTACGAAGAAGGCAAATATGTCTTTGTCGAATATGTTGGTGCTTGGCTTTTTAGCGGGTGCGTTCATCGCGCTTGGATTTTTGTTGGATATTCGTACGATTGGAAATTTACCGAAAGAATGGGGAAGTTTTGGCTCTTTTCTCGGCGGCGCGGTATTCCCGCTTGGACTTATACTTGTCATTATGGCTGGAGGAGAGCTGTTAACAGGAAATATGATGACATTGCCAATCGCTATGATGGCACGTCGAGTTACAGTAGGGCAGATTGTACGTAATTGGTTCTGGATTACAATCGGTAACTTTATCGGCGCAGTGTTCGTTGCTTACTTCTTTGGCCATGTGGTTGGATTAACAGAAGCGGGGCCATTCTTGGCTAAAACGGTGGCTATCGCGGAAGCGAAGCTGCATGATACGTTCCTTCAGGCATTTATTTCTGGTATTGGCTGTAACTGGCTCGTATGTCTTGGAGTATGGCTTGCATTCGGTGCGGACGATATTGCAAGCAAGATTCTAGGTATTTGGTTTCCGGTTATGGCGTTTGTCACCATTGGTTTTCAGCACGTAGTAGCTAATATGTTCGTTATTCCGGCAGCCATCTTTGCTGGTAAAGTAACTTGGATGGAATATCTGAGTAATTTTGTACCGGTTTTTCTGGGGAATGCGGTCGGTGGTGCATTATTTGTTGCATCTGTGTACTGGTTCGCGTACTTACGTGAAGAGAAAAAAGTGGTGGTGCAGCACAATTACGACGCATTGAAAAAAAATGCATAA
- a CDS encoding DUF1641 domain-containing protein: MAKPTTVIRKHEPTEAEKQAQALGDLVSFVAKNGDALQETLKVIQLLHESGALEVIGALIQSREKVMEIGVSQLSKPTMTRGVNNVMSAVGMLGELEPETIKKVFEGIVNGMQHSAEEVRAGKKTGVMDIMKAYKDPDINRALTVMLGFLKGMGQKL; the protein is encoded by the coding sequence ATGGCCAAACCGACAACTGTTATAAGAAAACATGAGCCAACAGAGGCTGAAAAACAGGCGCAAGCGTTGGGGGATTTAGTGAGCTTCGTCGCCAAAAATGGTGACGCATTGCAGGAGACCCTCAAAGTGATTCAATTGCTGCATGAGAGCGGTGCGCTTGAAGTCATCGGAGCATTGATTCAGTCACGTGAGAAAGTAATGGAAATCGGCGTTTCTCAGTTATCAAAACCAACGATGACGCGTGGCGTTAATAATGTAATGAGTGCCGTTGGCATGCTGGGAGAATTGGAACCGGAGACGATTAAGAAAGTATTTGAAGGTATTGTTAACGGTATGCAACATTCGGCAGAGGAAGTACGAGCAGGTAAGAAGACCGGTGTTATGGATATAATGAAGGCTTACAAGGACCCGGATATTAACCGTGCGCTGACGGTCATGCTTGGTTTTCTCAAAGGAATGGGACAGAAGCTGTAA